The Dermacentor albipictus isolate Rhodes 1998 colony chromosome 2, USDA_Dalb.pri_finalv2, whole genome shotgun sequence genome has a segment encoding these proteins:
- the LOC135899844 gene encoding acetyl-coenzyme A transporter 1-like yields the protein METRKRPTSEHQNSIGDSTLAPSRNPQLEDGWASGDGQHNSKDHAGGAREEWRSIALLLFLYVLQGIPLGLGSAVPLLLQNRHVSYKEQALFSFVTWPFSVKLLWAPIVDSLYSSRFGRRKSWLVPTQYAIGLSFFWLSSHVRFLLGDEEGSSTTQPSVLLLTVIFLSLNFLAATQDIAVDGWALTMLSRRHVGYASTCNSVGQTTGYFLGNVVFLALESADFCNRYLRSEPQKDGIVTLDGFLYFWGIVFMVTTTLVAALKHERDATAMDDDGDPNLDIAQTYKMALRIFQLPSVRTFCIFLFTCKVGFAVADSVTGLKLLEAGLHRENLALLAIPMVPIQIMLPLMISKHTGGHRPLDVFFKAYPYRLLLGVVFMVLLHWTYHVKNPDGTFPIYYYAIIVVVYAVHQVTVYSIFVSLMAFHARVSDPAIGGTYMTLLNTITNLGGNWPATLALWMVDSLTFKSCVGAAQGWLHCSSKEDLDACSSQGGICETTLDGYNIEMVLCIVLGFLWLLSARRWAHWLQSLPQSAWKCT from the exons ATGGAGACGCGCAAGCGTCCCACCAGCGAACATCAAAACTCCATCGGTGACAGCACCCTGGCTCCAAGCCGAAACCCGCAGCTGGAGGATGGCTGGGCAAGCGGGGATGGTCAACACAACAGCAAAGACCACGCTGGTGGGGCACGAGAAGAGTGGCGTAGCATTGCACTTCTGCTGTTTCTGTACGTGCTCCAAGGCATCCCACTGGGCCTCGGTTCAGCCGTGCCACTGTTGCTTCAGAACAGGCATGTCAGCTACAAG GAACAAGCCCTGTTCAGCTTTGTCACATGGCCCTTCAGCGTGAAGCTCCTATGGGCACCCATCGTAGACTCTCTGTACTCGAGCCGCTTTGGCCGGCGCAAGTCGTGGCTGGTGCCCACCCAGTACGCCATTGGCCTGTCCTTCTTCTGGCTGTCGTCGCACGTGCGGTTCCTGCTGGGTGACGAGGAAGGCAGCAGCACAACGCAGCCCAGCGTCCTCTTGTTGACGGTCATTTTCCTGTCGCTAAACTTCCTGGCAGCTACTCAGGACATTGCTGTCGACGGCTGGGCCCTCACAATGCTCTCAAG GAGGCACGTAGGCTATGCCTCCACATGCAATTCTGTAGGGCAAACGACTGGATATTTCTTGGGCAACGTGGTCTTCTTGGCTCTCGAGTCTGCAGACTTCTGCAACCGTTACCTGAGGTCTGAACCTCAGAAGGATGGCATTGTCACTCTTGATG GGTTCCTGTATTTTTGGGGAATCGTGTTCATGGTGACGACCACCCTAGTGGCCGCGCTGAAACACGAGCGGGACGCAACTGCCATGGACGACGATGGCGACCCTAATCTGGACATTGCTCAAACCTACAAAATGGCACTTCGTATCTTTCAGCTGCCCAGTGTCCGCACATTCTGCATTTTTCTGTTCACGTGCAAG GTCGGCTTCGCTGTGGCTGACAGCGTGACGGGTCTGAAGCTCCTCGAGGCTGGCTTGCACCGGGAAAATTTGGCCTTGCTGGCAATCCCGATGGTACCCATTCAGATTATGCTGCCACTGATGATAAGCAAGCATACAGGTGGCCACAGGCCACTCGACGTGTTTTTCAAGGCCTATCCATACAG GTTGCTCCTTGGAGTGGTGTTCATGGTTCTCCTCCACTGGACATATCATGTCAAGAATCCAGATGGCACCTTCCCTATCTACTACTATGCAATCATTGTTGTTGTCTATGCAGTACACCAG GTGACCGTGTACAGCATTTTTGTGTCCCTAATGGCATTCCACGCAAGAGTGAGCGACCCCGCCATTGGAGGAACTTACATGACTCTCCTCAACACCATCACCAACCTTGGCGGCAACTGGCCTGCAACACTGGCACTGTGGATGGTGGACAGTCTCACTTTCAAGAGCTGTGTTGGTGCCGCTCAGGGATGGCTCCACTGTTCATCCAAGGAAGACCTGGAT GCATGTAGCAGCCAAGGAGGCATCTGTGAGACTACGTTAGATGGCTACAACATTGAGATGGTGCTCTGCATCGTGCTCGGCTTCCTGTGGCTCCTCTCTGCGCGGCGGTGGGCGCACTGGCTACAGTCCCTGCCACAGTCTGCGTGGAAGTGCACTTGA